A stretch of Caenorhabditis elegans chromosome IV DNA encodes these proteins:
- the epi-1 gene encoding Laminin-like protein epi-1 (Confirmed by transcript evidence), producing the protein MSPYDSSPWATKALFLIVTLLAQFTYSQVLTPSQITISHRKPITATSTCGEIQGQPVTEIYCSLTGSTQYTPLNSYSYQDDEQQKSWSQYENPMVRGGHGCGHCNAGNENSHPAANMVDGNNSWWMSPPLSRGLQHNEVNITIDLEQEFHVAYVWIQMANSPRPGSWVLERSTDHGKTYQPWFNFAENAAECMRRFGMESLSPISEDDSVTCRTDMASLQPLENAEMVIRILEHRPSSRQFATSEALQNFTRATNVRLRLLGTRTLQGHLMDMNEWRDPTVTRRYFYAIKEIMIGGRCVCNGHAVTCDILEPQRPKSLLCRCEHNTCGDMCERCCPGFVQKQWQAATAHNNFTCEACNCFGRSNECEYDAEVDLNKQSIDSQGNYEGGGVCKNCRENTEGVNCNKCSFGYFRPEGVTWNEPQPCKVCDCDPDKHTGACAEETGKCECLPRFVGEDCDQCASGYYDAPKCKPCECNVNGTIGDVCLPEDGQCPCKAGFGGTFCETCADGYTNVTAGCVECVCDATGSEHGNCSASTGQCECKPAYAGLSCDKCQVGYFGDDCKFCNCDPMGTEGGVCDQTTGQCLCKEGFAGDKCDRCDIAFYGYPNCKACACDGAGITSPECDATSGQCPCNGNFTGRTCDKCAAGFYNYPDCRGCECLLSGAKGQTCDSNGQCYCKGNFEGERCDRCKPNFYNFPICEECNCNPSGVTRDFQGCDKVSPGELCSCRKHVTGRICDQCKPTFWDLQYHHEDGCRSCDCNVNGTISGLNTCDLKTGQCMCKKNADGRRCDQCADGFYRLNSYNQMGCESCHCDIGGALRAECDITSGQCKCRPRVTGLRCDQPIENHYFPTLWHNQYEAEDAHTEDQKPVRFAVDPEQFADFSWRGYAVFSPIQDKILIDVDITKATVYRLLFRYRNPTSVPVTATVTINPRFTHTHDVEQTGKATFAPGDLPAMKEITVDGKPFVLNPGKWSLAISTKQRLFLDYVVVLPAEYYEGTVLRQRAPQPCLSHSTKNTTCVDLIYPPIPSVSRQFVDMDKVPFNYINEDGTTTALEHVPVEILLSEITGPAAFVRADENPRVVEAKLDVPETGEYVIVLEYHNREETDGNIGVGISQNDKEVLNGNAVIHHCPYATFCRELVSSEGTIPYIPLEKGEATVRLNIKPNHEFGLAGVQLIKKSDFSSEYLQQVPVCIKKDARCVQQSYPPAADSVTTEAESGSNMDKSILGDKLPFPVSNSKEMRVVPLDDAQATVEISGVVPTRGHYMFMVHYFNPDNTPINIDVLIQNEHYFQGDSCNSFACYNKYSSRFIFNASVPLAFCPSISGCRALIRDKERPEVIQFYMDDKYTATFYHNSSQKGPIYIDSITAVPYNSYKDKLMEPLALDLSNEFLKECSEDNLKNHPESVSDFCKQKIFSLTTDFNAAALSCDCVAQGSESFQCEQYGGQCKCKPGVIGRRCERCAPGYYNFPECIKCQCNAGQQCDERTGQCFCPPHVEGQTCDRCVSNAFGYDPLIGCQKCGCHPQGSEGGNLVCDPESGQCLCRESMGGRQCDRCLAGFYGFPHCYGCSCNRAGTTEEICDATNAQCKCKENVYGGRCEACKAGTFDLSAENPLGCVNCFCFGVTDSCRSSMYPVTIMSVDMSSFLTTDDNGMVDNKDDTVIYTSEETSPNSVYFNVPIEKKDYTTSYGLKLTFKLSTVPRGGRKSMNADADVRLTGANMTIEYWASEQPTNPEEQFTVKCKLVPENFLTAEGKTVTREELMKVLHSLQNITLKASYFDHPKTSTLYEFGLEISEPNGVDSVIKASSVEQCQCPAPYTGPSCQLCASGYHRVQSGSFLGACVPCECNGHSATCDPDTGICTDCEHNTNGDHCEFCNEGHYGNATNGSPYDCMACACPFAPTNNFAKSCDVSEEGQLLQCNCKPGYTGDRCDRCASGFFGHPQISGESCSPCQCNGNNNLTDSRSCHPNSGDCYLCEQNTDGRHCESCAAWFYGDAVTAKNCSSCECSQCGSQYCDNKSGGCECKINVEGDSCDRCKPDHWGFSKCQGCQGCHCGTAAFNTQCNVENGQCTCRPGATGMRCEHCEHGYWNYGEHGCDKCDCEADLSMGTVCDVRTGQCHCQEGATGSRCDQCLPSYLRIPTYGCRRCDECVHHLIGDVDNLELEIDVLGTAIANISSATIVGARLARNKKEFNDINEITKMLNDEENSFGNVFGDAQDILTNSTQIQNKLVRTKTHSQNSVSSAKNITLNGTEFLQEVMKRAQRARQSVRSLAEIALAIGSSSKAVNVDPRLLKEAEETLMTLEAASADQYPEKAQTVPGKLEEIQKKIQEETEKLDKQKETFEAQKKRAEELAAYLNSAQQLLKESKSKADKSNNIAKMLQLTKVENLVAAITDDLERVEAAKGEFQKLNVAIGNITENLKDKREEMTHAVTTLNETRNDVAEALEAAKKRVRRDEKSVDMQLVNAKAHELHLQATTLRQTFDNNKDNTDQAVEAANAFSNLTDTLKNAKAQIDNAYEALSAEPAFAESVQNARDKPFPDETKEKIDALSKTVSQDLKETEKLKKQLEQLTELSEKLRKRKEAVKAGIPKYSKNTLDSIDEKVQEVEKLKAEIDANIEETRAKISEIAGKAEEITEKANSAMEGIRLARRNSVQLNKLAPVIVSKFEELKKLSSARSAKVDSVSDKVSQIKEMIAVARDAANRIKLGAHFEKGSSLDLNIPQRVTRSAAHADISFYFRTEQEHGIPLFFGNEETAVGSRAVPTADYVAAEIEYGRPKITVDLGDAPAVVKLDTPVNDGLWRRLNIERIGKTVSVTLSKPNSVETAETKSSVAGGNKSVLNLNQQISRLFVGGVPTSARISKDLYNRDFVGDIESLKLHGEPIGLWNSREKGNTNVNGAQKKPKITDNADELVVSLDGEGYTSYKPSHWNPRKATKISLSFLTFSPHGLLFFVGKDKDFMALELSDGGVKLSVDLGSGVGQWITESSNYNDGKWHTVSIVREEKHVKIMIDGETEVLEGDVPGKDSEMSVTEFLYIGGTPSGLSVRTTIVPLRGCIKSVKLGSDNVDLESSHASKGVRSGCPLHSVRTVSFLSDRTTASFNNATEFSEDVSVTFKFKTRSIRQPSSLFTVNDDEDSVLSVSINEDGILTVTSGEDIATLELAASPDEKWHYVSIRKTKYIIRIDADDSFSNEVARKHADDSNPDASFLSAFFGKSGETPSFVGCIGDVTLNGKLLDFANSEIKEISLNGCSLSDDENISTTTTAAPKPTDDSDVAVLPIDEEEESTTTTTTTTTEEPTEEPAEMRDPPVTVTNAKRESSTPFEFPDHFESVDLSPARPDGHCSLPEDPMVQFEDAEGFNFGSQQYSRIEYDILPEAIDKSGEFTFKIRPTSDNGIIFIATNKRTDHIAVMLEHGRVVFTYDTGSGQVIIKSDKSIIDGRWHTIKVSRRGKSAHLIVDDNSYESEGAANQNEDLIETQPPFYVGGVPADLAGFARNLVVGVRSQFSGCIKDFKLNGKSLDNGKEFGTEQCSQFSEPGMYFGKDGGYAIVQKDYEVGLTFGLEVEMRPRMKNGILFSVGVLEYITVEFVNGSIKTTVESGSGGEELWHHPDIENQYCDGQWQSFKISKKRNLLTVAVNGKAHLKILKKAKTDVLTKDPLYFGGLPEGVTNKGIKTNKPFVGCIRFVSFGLKKDRKIRRKKQVDTERFDVFGDVHRNACPAI; encoded by the exons ATGAGTCCGTACGATTCGTCGCCTTGGGCGACGAAGGCTCTATTTTTAATAGTAACATTATTGGCACAATTCACTTATTCTCAAGTTTTGACTCCATCTCAAATCACAATTTCCCACCGAAAACCAATTACCGCTACATCTACCTGTGGAGAAATTCAAGGACAACCGGTGACTGAAATCTATTGCTCTCTGACAG gatCGACACAGTATACACCGCTGAACTCTTATTCGTACCAAGACGATGAACAACAAAAATCGTGGTCTCAATACGAAAATCCAATGGTACGTGGAGGACACGGTTGTGGTCATTGTAATGCTGGAAATGAGAACTCCCATCCAGCAGCTAACATGGTCGACGGAAACAATAGTTGGTGGATGTCTCCTCCACTTTCACGTGGACTCCAGCACAATGAGGTCAACATTACTATTGATTTGGAACAGGAATTCCACGTGGCTTATGTTTGGATTCAAATGGCTAACAGTCCTCGTCCAGGAAGTTGGGTTCTTGAAAGATCAACTGATCATGGAAAGACCTATCAACCATGGTTTAACTTTGCCGAGAACGCTGCTGAATGTATGAGAAGATTCGGAATGGAGTCTCTGTCACCAATTTCAGAGGATGACTCTGTCACCTGTCGTACTGATATGGCCAGTCTTCAACCATTGGAGAATGCTGAGATGGTTATCAGAATTCTTGAGCATAGACCAAGTTCCCGTCAATTTGCAACTTCCGAGgcgcttcaaaatttcacaagaGCAACCAATGTCAGACTTCGTCTTCTTGGAACAAGAACTCTTCAAGGACATTTGATGGATATGAATGAGTGGAGAGACCCAACTGTCACTAGAAGA TACTTCTACGCCATCAAGGAAATTATGATTGGAGGAAGATGTGTGTGCAACGGTCACGCCGTCACCTGTGACATCCTCGAGCCACAAAGACCAAAATCTCTTCTGTGCCGTTGTGAACATAATACATGCGGAGATATGTGTGAGAGATGTTGTCCTGGATTTGTGCAAAAGCAATGGCAAGCCGCCACAGCCCACAATAACTTCACCTGTGAAGCTTGTAACTGTTTCGGACGTTCCAACGAGTGTGAATACGACGCCGAAGTTGATTTGAATAAGCAATCCATTGATTCACAAGGAAATTATGAAGGAGGAGGAGTTTGTAAGAATTGTCGTGAAAATACTGAAGGAGTCAACTGTAACAAGTGTTCTTTTGGATACTTCCGTCCAGAGGGAGTTACATGGAATGAGCCACAGCCATGTAAAGTCTGTGACTGCGACCCTGACAAACACACAGGTGCATGTGCTGAAGAAACTGGAAAGTGCGAATGTCTTCCTCGCTTCGTTGGAGAGGACTGTGATCAGTGCGCATCTGGTTATTATGATGCACCAAAATGCAAACCATGTGAATGTAACGTAAATGGAACAATTGGAGATGTATGTCTTCCAGAAGATGGTCAGTGCCCATGTAAAGCAGGATTCGGAGGAACCTTCTGCGAGACTTGCGCCGATGGATACACTAATGTGACTGCTGGTTGTGTTGAATGTGTCTGTGACGCTACTGGATCAGAACATGGAAATTGTTCTGCATCTACTGGACAGTGCGAGTGTAAACCTGCCTATGCTGGTTTGTCATGTGACAAGTGTCAAGTAGGATATTTTGGAGATGATTGTAAAT tCTGTAACTGTGACCCAATGGGAACAGAAGGAGGTGTTTGCGATCAAACAACTGGACAATGTCTCTGCAAAGAAGGATTCGCTGGAGACAAGTGTGACAGATGTGACATTGCTTTCTACGGATATCCAAACTGCAAAGCTTGTGCCTGTGACGGAGCTGGAATCACTTCTCCAGAATGCGATGCTACTTCTGGACAGTGCCCGTGTAACGGAAACTTCACTGGAAGAACTTGTGATAAGTGTGCTGCAGGATTCTACAACTATCCAGATTGTCGTGGATGTGAATGTCTTCTTTCCGGAGCCAAGGGACAAACGTGTGACAGCAATGGACAGTGTTACTGTAAAGGCAACTTTGAAGGAGAGCGATGTGATCGTTGTAAGCCAAACTTCTACAACTTCCCAATTTGTGAGGAATGCAACTGCAACCCATCTGGAGTCACCAGAGATTTCCAAGGCTGCGATAAAGTGTCTCCAGGAGAACTTTGCTCCTGTAGAAAACATGTTACTGGAAGAATTTGTGATCAATGTAAGCCAACATTCTGGGATCTTCAATACCACCATGAGGATGGATGCAGAAGCTGTGATTGTAATGTCAATGGAACAATTTCTGGATTGAACACTTGTGATCTTAAGACTGGACAATGTATGTGTAAGAAGAACGCAGACGGAAGAAGATGTGACCAGTGTGCTGATGGATTCTATAGACTGAACAGTTACAACCAAATGGGATGTGAATCATGTCACTGTGATATTGGAGGTGCTTTGAGAGCTGAATGTGACATCACATCAGGACAATGTAAATGCCGTCCAAGAGTTACTGGACTCAGGTGTGATCAACCAATTGAGAACCATTACTTCCCAACTTTGTGGCACAATCAATACGAAGCCGAGGATGCGCATACTGAAGATCAAAAACCTGTGAGATTTGCTGTGGATCCTGAGCAATTCGCTGATTTCTCATGGCGCGGATATGCTGTCTTCTCCCCAATCCAAGACAAGATTCTCATTGATGTTGATATTACCAAAGCTACTGTCTATCGTCTTCTCTTCCGTTATCGAAATCCAACAAGTGTTCCGGTAACCGCAACTGTCACTATTAATCCAAGATTTACTCATACCCATGATGTTGAGCAAACTGGAAAAGCTACTTTTGCTCCAGGAGATCTCCCAGCTATGAAGGAAATTACTGTCGATGGAAAGCCATTTGTTTTGAATCCAGGAAAATGGTCACTGGCTATTTCTACAAAACAAAGACTTTTCCTTGACTACGTTGTAGTTCTCCCTGCGGAATATTACGAAGGAACTGTTCTTCGTCAGCGTGCTCCACAGCCATGTCTCTCACACAGTACCAAGAACACCACTTGTGTTGATTTGATCTATCCACCAATTCCATCTGTCTCCAGGCAATTTGTTGATATGGATAAGGTTCCATTTAACTATATCAATGAAGATGGAACTACCACTGCTCTTGAGCATGTTCCAGTGGAAATTCTTCTCTCCGAAATTACAGGACCAGCTGCTTTTGTTCGTGCTGATGAGAATCCAAGAGTTGTTGAAGCTAAATTGGATGTTCCAGAGACTGGAGAGTATGTCATTGTACTCGAATACCACAACAGAGAAGAAACCGATGGAAATATTGGAGTTGGAATTAGCCAAAACGACAAAGAAGTTCTCAATGGAAATGCTGTGATCCATCATTGTCCATATGCCACATTCTGTCGTGAACTTGTTTCTTCTGAAGGAACTATTCCATACATTCCACTTGAAAAGGGTGAAGCTACTGTTAGATTGAACATTAAACCAAATCACGAGTTCGGACTTGCCGGTGTTCAACTAATCAAGAAGTCGGATTTCAGCTCAGAATACTTGCAACAG GTCCCAGTTTGTATTAAAAAGGATGCCCGATGCGTTCAACAGAGCTACCCACCAGCAGCTGATTCAGTCACAACCGAAGCAGAGAGTGGATCAAATATGGATAAGTCTATTCTTGGAGACAAACTTCCATTCCCAGTATCCAATTCAAAAGAGATGCGTGTAGTTCCGCTTGATGATGCCCAG GCAACAGTTGAAATCTCAGGAGTTGTCCCAACAAGGGGACACTATATGTTTATGGTTCATTACTTCAATCCAGACAACACTCCAATCAACATTGATGTTCTCATTCAAAATGAGCACTACTTCCAGGGTGACTCATGCAACTCCTTCGCAtgtt acaacaaGTACTCTTCGCGGTTCATATTCAATG CTTCTGTACCACTCGCTTTTTGCCCATCAATCAGTGGATGTCGTGCTCTTATCAGAGACAAAGAACGACCAGAAGTTATTCAATTCTATATGGACGACAAGTACACCGCCACATTCTACCACAACTCTTCCCAAAAAGGGCCAATTTATATCGACTCTATCACAGCTGTCCCATACAATTCCTACAAGGACAAGCTGATGGAGCCACTTGCTCTCGATCTTTCGAATGAATTCCTGAAGGAGTGCTCCGaagataatctgaaaaatcatccAGAATCAGTCAGTGATTTCTGTAAGCAGAAGATTTTTTCATTGACCACCGATTTCAACGCGGCTGCTCTCTCGTGCGACTGTGTCGCTCAAGGATCTGAATCATTCCAATGTGAACAGTATGGAGGACAATGCAAGTGTAAGCCAGGTGTCATTGGAAGACGATGTGAACGATGTGCTCCAGGATATTACAACTTCCCAGAGTGTATCA aatgtcaGTGTAATGCTGGACAACAATGTGATGAGCGCACCGGTCAATGCTTCTGCCCACCTCATGTTGAAGGACAAACTTGTGATAGATGTGTTAGCAACGCTTTCGGGTACGATCCACTTATCGGATGCCAGAAATGTGGTTGTCATCCACAAGGATCGGAAGGAGGAAATTTGGTTTGCGACCCAGAAAGTGGGCAATGCTTGTGCAGAGAATCTATGGGAGGAAGACAATGTGATAGATGTCTTGCTGGATTCTACGGATTTCCTCATTGTTATGGATGCTCTTGTAACAGAGCTGGAACAACTGAAGAGATTTGTGATGCTACGAATGCTCAGTGCAAGTGCAAGGAAAACGTTTACGGAGGACGTTGTGAAGCTTGTAAAGCTGGAACTTTCGATCTCTCTGCAGAAAATCCACTTGGATGTGTCAACTGCTTCTGCTTCGGTGTCACTGATTCCTGTAGATCTAGCATGTACCCAGTTACAATT ATGTCCGTCGATATGTCTTCATTCCTTACCACTGATGACAATGGAATGGTTGATAACAAGGATGATACTGTTATTTACACTTCTGAAGAAACATCTCCAAACTCTGTGTATTTCAATGTTCCAATTGAGAAAAAGGATTACACTACCAGTTATGGATTGAAGCTCACATTCAAGCTCTCAACTGTTCCACGTGGAGGAAGAAAATCTATGAACGCTGATGCTGACGTCAGACTCACTGGTGCCAATATGACTATTGAATACTGGGCGTCTGAACAACCAACAAATCCAGAAGAACAATTCACTGTCAAATGCAAGCTTGTCCCAGAGAACTTCTTGACTGCCGAAGGAAAAACTGTGACAAGAGAAGAGCTCATGAAGGTTCTCCATTCTCTTCAAAACATAACCTTGAAGGCTTCATATTTTGATCATCCAAAGACAAGTACACTCTATGAGTTTGGACTTGAAATCTCTGAACCAAATGGAGTTGATTCTGTCATCAAGGCTTCTTCCGTTGAACAATGTCAATGCCCAGCTCCATACACTGGTCCATCATGCCAGCTGTGTGCTTCTGGATACCATCGTGTTCAATCTGGAAGTTTCTTGGGAGCTTGTGTACCATGTGAATGCAATGGGCACTCTGCTACATGTGACCCAGATACTGGAATCTGTACTGATTGTGAACACAATACTAATGGAGATCATTGCGAATTCTGTAATGAAGGACACTATGGAAATGCTACTAACGGTTCACCATACGATTGTATGGCTTGTGCCTGCCCATTTGCACCAACCAACAACTTTGCTAAATCCTGTGATGTCTCCGAAGAAGGACAACTTCTTCAATGTAACTGCAAACCAGGATACACTGGGGATAGATGTGATAGATGTGcttctggattttttggaCATCCACAAATATCTGGAGAATCATGCTCACCATGTCAATGTAACGGAAACAATAACCTCACAGACTCTCGATCATGCCATCCAAACAGCGGAGACTGTTATCTCTGCGAACAAAATACTGATGGAAGACATTGTGAGTCATGTGCTGCATGGTTCTATGGAGATGCTGTTACGGCAAAGAATTGTTCTTCCTGCGAATGTAGTCAATGTGGATCGCAATACTGTGACAACAAGAGCGGAGGTTGTGAATGCAAGATCAATGTAGAAGGAGACTCCTGCGATAGATGCAAACCAGATCATTGGGGTTTCTCAAAGTGTCAAGGATGCCAAGGATGTCACTGTGGAACGGCCGCTTTCAATACCCAATGTAATGTTGAGAACGGACAATGCACATGCCGTCCTGGAGCCACTGGCATGCGTTGCGAACACTGTGAGCATGGCTACTGGAACTATGGAGAGCATGGCTGTGACAAGTGTGATTGTGAAGCTGATCTCTCTATGGGAACAGTTTGTGATGTAAGAACTGGACAATGTCACTGCCAAGAAGGAGCTACTGGATCAAGATGTGATCAATGCCTTCCTTCGTATCTCAGAATTCCAACCTATGGATGCAGACGATGTGATGAATGTGTACACCATCTCATTGGAGACGTTGACAACttggaattggaaattgatgTTCTTGGTACTGCCATTGCAAACATTTCTTCTGCTACAATTGTTGGAGCAAGACTTGCCAGAAATAAAAAGGAATTCAATGACATCAATGAAATCACAAAGATGCTCAATGATGAAGAAAACTCTTTTGGAAATGTGTTTGGAGATGCCCAGGATATCCTCACCAACTCTACTCAAATCCAGAACAAACTTGTCAGAACCAAAACTCATTCCCAAAATTCGGTATCCTCTGCAAAGAACATCACTCTCAATGGAACCGAATTCTTGCAAGAAGTCATGAAGAGAGCTCAACGTGCCAGACAAAGTGTCCGAAGTTTAGCTGAAATCGCACTCGCCATTGGATCATCTTCGAAGGCTGTCAATGTCGATCCAAGACTTTTGAAGGAAGCAGAAGAAACATTGATGACTCTTGAAGCAGCATCAGCTGATCAGTATCCAGAGAAAGCTCAGACTGTTCCAGGAAAATTAGAAGAGATTCAGAAGAAGATTCAAGAAGAGACTGAAAAGTTGGACAAACAGAAGGAAACATTTGAAGCTCAGAAAAAGAGAGCCGAAGAACTTGCCGCATATTTGAACAGTGCTCAGCAATTGCTCAAGGAATCAAAGTCAAAGGCTGATAAATCTAATAAC ATTGCAAAGATGCTCCAATTGACCAAAGTTGAAAATCTTGTTGCTGCCATTACTGACGATTTGGAACGCGTTGAAGCCGCCAAGGGAGAGTTCCAAAAGCTCAATGTTGCAATCGGAAACATCACTGAAAACTTAAAAGACAAACGAGAGGAAATGACACATGCTGTCACTACTCTCAATGAAACAAGAAATGATGTTGCTGAAGCACTTGAAGCTGCCAAGAAGAGAGTAAGAAGAGACGAGAAATCAGTTGATATGCAACTTGTAAACGCAAAGGCTCACGAGCTTCACCTCCAGGCCACCACGTTGAGACAGACATTTGACAATAACAAGGACAATACTGATCAAGCTGTTGAAGCTGCAAATGCATTCTCTAATCTTACCGACACATTGAAAAACGCCAAGGCACAGATTGACAATGCTTACGAAGCTTTGAGTGCAGAACCGGCGTTTGCTGAAAGTGTCCAAAATGCTAGAGATAAGCCTTTCCCAGATGAAACTAAGGAAAAGATTGATGCACTCTCGAAGACTGTTTCACAAGACCTTaaggaaactgaaaaactaaagaaaCAACTTGAGCAGTTGACTGAACTTTCCGAGAAACTGAGAAAGAGAAAGGAAGCTGTGAAGGCTGGAATTCCAAAGTACAGTAAGAACACATTGGATTCCATTGACGAGAAAGTTCAAGAAGTTGAGAAATTGAAAGCTGAAATTGACGCAAACATTGAAGAAACTCGCGCCAAGATTTCTGAAATCGCAGGAAAAGCTGAAGAAATCACAGAAAAAGCTAACAGTGCAATGGAAGGAATTCGTCTTGCTCGTAGAAATTCAGTCCAACTTAACAAACTGGCTCCAGTCATCGTTTCCAAATTTGAAGAGCTCAAGAAGTTGAGTTCCGCAAGAAGTGCCAAGGTTGATTCCGTCAGTGATAAGGTTTCTCAAATCAAGGAAATGATTGCTGTTGCTCGTGATGCTGCTAATAGAATTAAACTTGGAGCTCACTTCGAAAAAGGATCATCTCTCGACTTGAACATTCCACAAAGAGTAACCCGTTCTGCTGCTCACGCCGATATCTCGTTCTACTTCAGAACTGAACAAGAACACGGAATTCCACTTTTCTTCGGAAATGAGGAAACTGCTGTCGGAAGTCGTGCTGTTCCAACAGCTGATTATGTTGCTGCCGAAATAGAATATGGACGTccaaagattactgtagatctTGGAGATGCTCCAGCTGTTGTCAAGCTTGACACCCCTGTCAATGATGGATTGTGGAGAAGATTGAACATTGAAAGAATCGGAAAAACGGTCAGCGTGACACTTTCGAAGCCAAACAGCGTTGAAACTGCTGAAACTAAGAGCTCAGTTGCTGGAGGAAACAAGAGTGTTCTCAACCTGAACCAGCAAATCTCTAGACTTTTCGTTGGAGGTGTTCCGACTTCGGCCAGAATAAGCAAGGACTTGTACAATCGTGATTTTGTTGGTGATATTGAATCATTGAAGCTTCACGGTGAACCAATCGGACTTTGGAATTCTCGTGAAAAGGGAAACACAAATGTGAACGGAGCACAGAAGAAACCAAAGATTACTGATAATGCTGATGAGCTTGTCGTTTCTCTTGATGGAGAAGGATACACTTCCTATAAGCCAAGTCATTGGAATCCAAGAAAGGCAACAAAGATCTCTTTGTCCTTCCTCACTTTCTCTCCTCATGGACTTTTGTTCTTTGTTGGAAAAGATAAGGACTTTATGGCTCTTGAGTTGTCTGATGGAGGAGTTAAACTTTCTGTTGATCTTGGATCAGGAGTTGGTCAATGGATTACTGAATCTTCGAACTATAATGATGGAAAATGGCATACTGTTTCAATTGTCAGAGAAGAG aaacacgTCAAAATCATGATCGACGGAGAAACTGAGGTTCTTGAAGGAGATGTTCCTGGAAAAGACTCTGAAATGTCAGTTACTGAATTCCTTTACATTGGAGGAACTCCTTCTGGACTTTCTGTAAGAACTACCATCGTCCCACTTCGAGGGTGCATTAAATCAGTAAAACTGGGATCCGATAATGTTGATTTGGAATCTAGTCACGCCTCGAAGGGAGTCAGAAGTGGATGCCCACTTCACTCAGTTCGTACTGTCTCTTTCTTGTCTGATCGAACAACTGCTTCATTCAACAATGCTACTGAATTCTCAGAAGATGTTTCAGTTACTTTCAAGTTCAAGACAAGATCTATCCGTCAGCCATCATCTCTTTTCACAGTCAATGACGATGAAGACTCAGTTCTCAGTGTCAGTATTAATGAAGATGGAATTCTGACTGTAACAAGTGGAGAGGATATTGCTACCCTTGAACTTGCTGCATCACCAGATGAGAAATGGCATTATGTGTCTATCCGTAAGACGAAATACATTATCAGAATTGATGCTGATGACTCATTCTCTAATGAAGTCGCCAGAAAGCACGCCGATGACTCGAATCCAGATGCAAGCTTCCTCTCCGCGTTCTTCGGAAAATCTGGCGAGACACCTTCATTTGTCGGGTGTATCGGAGATGTTACACTCAATGGAAAACTTCTGGACTTTGCCAATTCCGAGATCAAGGAGATTTCATTGAATGGATGTTCTCTCAGTGATGATGAGAATATTTCAACAACTACTACAGCTGCTCCAAAGCCAACTGATGACTCTGATGTAGCAGTTCTTCCGAttgacgaagaagaagaaagtaCAACAACAACCACCACAACCACAACTGAAGAGCCAACTGAGGAACCAGCAGAG ATGAGAGACCCACCGGTTACTGTTACCAACGCGAAACGTGAATCATCAACACCGTTTGAATTTCCAGATCATTTTGAATCTGTTGATTTGTCTCCA gccaGACCAGATGGTCATTGCAGTCTTCCAGAAGACCCAATGGTCCAATTCGAAGATGCTGAAGGATTTAACTTTGGAAGTCAACAATACAGTAGAATTGAATATGATATCTTGCCAGAGGCTATTGATAAGAG CGGAGAATTCACTTTCAAGATCCGTCCAACTTCTGATAATGGAATAATCTTCATTGCCACCAACAAACGTACTGATCATATTGCCGTCATGCTTGAACATGGTCGTGTTGTCTTCACATATGACACTGGATCCGGCCAAGTTATCATAAAATCTGATAAATCCATCATTGACGGTCGTTGGCATACCATCAAGGTTTCTCGTCGTGGAAAGTCGGCCCACTTGATCGTTGACGATAACTCGTACGAATCTGAAGGAGCTGCCAACCAGAACGAGGATCTCATCGAAACTCAGCCACCATTCTACGTCGGAGGTGTTCCAGCGGATCTTGCTGGATTTGCTAGGAATCTTGTTGTTGGTGTCCGTTCACAGTTCAGTGGATGCATCAAAGATTTCAAGTTGAATGGTAAGAGTTTGGATAACGGAAAGGAATTTGGAACTGAGCAATGCTCCCAGTTCTCCGAACCAGGAATGTACTTTGGAAAGGATGGAGGTTACGCGATTGTTCAGAAGGATTACGAAGTTGGACTTACATTCGGACTAGAAGTTGAAATGAGACCAAGAATGAAGAACGGAATTTTGTTCTCGGTCGGAGTTTTGGAGTATATCACTGTAGAATTTGTGAATGGATCCATCAAAACAACAGTCGAAAGTGGAAGTGGAGGAGAAGAACTTTGGCATCATCCGGATATTGAAAACCAATATTGTGATGGACAATGGCAATCATTCAAG ATCTCAAAGAAGCGAAACCTTCTTACTGTCGCGGTCAACGGCAAGGCTCATctcaaaattctgaagaagGCCAAGACCGACGTCCTTACCAAGGATCCTTTGTACTTCGGAGGTCTTCCAGAAGGAGTCACTAACAAGGGAATCAAAACTAATAAGCCATTCGTCGGATGTATCAGATTCGTTAGCTTCGGATTAAAGAAGGATCGCAAGATTCGTCGCAAGAAGCAAGTTGACACTGAGAGATTTGATGTGTTTGGTGATGTTCATCGCAATGCTTGCCCAGCTATTTAA